A single window of Microbispora hainanensis DNA harbors:
- a CDS encoding PucR family transcriptional regulator, with product MPLTLRELLSFEVLREARPEVLAGEGALDRVVRWVHSSEIYEIGPLLTGGELLLTTGLGLAGTDAGARRHYLREIAARGVAGVALELGRTFPETPRELVEEARRQELPFIALHAVVPFIRITEHVNTLIVDYASRRLRVGDSATRALNEALIAGAGVAGVLATGAEVVGAPLMLLSASGALVAAHGVGSDRDAWRAAERAVCESPVTLHGHPWGRLVAGPGSALPADDLAIALERTAVALALAMLRTGSPPSERDRQASALLRDLIEGTAEADPGVRAVMAGLPTGPAHLLVGVAVDALETAAALAVLDRAAHILHTTALRGRVGRLVLGTLAVPVAVADAAGAAAQALEEALRRLHTPQLRVAVGHAATGLAELGGSLRDARAALGLRRDARLVTTRALALELELTRHADTGHAAELVRRTIGPLVDWDTAHRTDLVGTLEVFLLHGCSATRAAAALHLGRQTFYQRLQRIETLLGHPVTDPGAHAALLLATAAHRVARR from the coding sequence ATGCCTCTGACGCTGCGCGAGTTGCTGTCCTTCGAGGTGCTGCGGGAGGCCCGGCCGGAGGTCCTCGCCGGGGAGGGCGCGCTCGACCGGGTGGTCCGATGGGTGCACTCCAGCGAGATCTACGAGATCGGCCCCCTGCTCACGGGCGGCGAGCTGCTGCTGACGACCGGGCTCGGCCTGGCCGGCACGGACGCGGGAGCGCGGCGGCACTACCTGCGGGAGATCGCCGCCAGGGGCGTGGCCGGGGTCGCCCTCGAACTCGGCCGCACGTTCCCCGAGACGCCGCGCGAGCTGGTGGAGGAGGCCCGCAGGCAGGAGCTGCCGTTCATCGCCCTGCACGCGGTCGTCCCGTTCATCCGGATCACCGAGCACGTCAACACGCTGATCGTCGACTACGCGAGCCGGCGGCTGCGGGTGGGCGACTCGGCCACCCGCGCACTCAACGAGGCGCTCATCGCCGGCGCCGGGGTCGCCGGGGTGCTGGCGACCGGAGCCGAGGTCGTGGGGGCACCGCTGATGCTGCTGTCCGCCAGCGGCGCGCTGGTCGCCGCCCACGGCGTGGGCAGCGACCGGGACGCCTGGCGCGCGGCTGAGCGTGCGGTCTGCGAGTCACCGGTCACCCTCCACGGCCATCCCTGGGGGCGGCTGGTGGCCGGCCCCGGTTCGGCGCTGCCCGCCGACGACCTGGCGATCGCGCTGGAGCGCACGGCCGTCGCCCTCGCCCTCGCCATGCTCAGGACGGGCAGTCCGCCGAGCGAGCGCGACCGCCAGGCGTCCGCGCTGCTGCGGGACCTCATCGAGGGCACGGCCGAGGCCGACCCCGGCGTACGGGCGGTCATGGCGGGCCTGCCCACCGGGCCCGCCCACCTGCTGGTGGGCGTGGCCGTGGACGCCCTGGAGACGGCGGCCGCGCTCGCCGTACTCGACCGGGCCGCGCACATCCTGCACACGACCGCCCTGCGCGGGCGGGTGGGCCGGCTGGTGCTCGGCACCCTCGCGGTGCCGGTGGCCGTGGCGGACGCCGCCGGTGCGGCCGCCCAGGCGCTGGAGGAGGCGCTGCGGCGGCTGCACACCCCCCAGCTCAGAGTCGCCGTGGGGCACGCCGCGACCGGCCTGGCCGAGCTGGGCGGTTCGCTGCGGGACGCACGGGCCGCGCTCGGGCTGCGGCGGGACGCCCGGCTCGTCACCACCCGCGCGCTCGCCCTCGAGCTGGAGCTCACCCGCCACGCCGACACCGGGCACGCCGCCGAGCTCGTACGGCGGACCATCGGCCCGCTGGTGGACTGGGACACGGCCCACCGGACCGACCTCGTCGGCACGCTGGAGGTCTTCCTGCTGCACGGGTGCAGCGCGACCCGTGCGGCCGCCGCGCTGCACCTCGGCCGGCAGACGTTCTACCAGCGGCTGCAGCGCATCGAGACGCTGCTGGGCCACCCGGTGACCGACCCCGGCGCGCACGCGGCCCTGCTGCTCGCCACCGCCGCCCACCGGGTCGCACGCCGCTGA
- a CDS encoding nucleoside deaminase, with product MTSDAAMLSVALEEARKGFAEGGVPVGAALFGPDGRLLGRGRNRRVQDGDPSVHGETAAFRDAGRQPSYRGTTMVTTLSPCWYCSGLIRQFRIPRLVVGECRTFTGAHEWLAEAGVEVVVLDDPECAGLMTAFIAANPAVWNEDIGDEA from the coding sequence ATGACAAGCGACGCCGCCATGCTCAGCGTGGCCCTGGAAGAGGCCAGGAAGGGGTTCGCCGAGGGCGGCGTGCCCGTCGGCGCGGCCCTGTTCGGCCCGGACGGCCGCCTGCTCGGGCGCGGGCGCAACCGCCGAGTCCAGGACGGCGATCCCTCGGTGCACGGGGAGACCGCCGCCTTCCGCGACGCGGGCCGCCAGCCCTCCTATCGCGGGACCACCATGGTGACCACCCTGTCGCCCTGCTGGTACTGCAGCGGCCTGATCCGGCAGTTCCGCATTCCGCGCCTGGTGGTCGGCGAGTGCCGCACGTTCACGGGCGCGCACGAGTGGCTCGCCGAGGCCGGGGTGGAGGTCGTCGTGCTCGACGATCCGGAGTGCGCCGGGCTCATGACGGCCTTCATCGCGGCCAACCCGGCCGTTTGGAACGAGGACATCGGAGATGAGGCATGA
- a CDS encoding isopenicillin N synthase family dioxygenase → MNSVPVVDLTPWFSGEADGRARVAAQVDAALREIGFLLVTGHGVPAELREDVRAAARRFFALPAEVKQRYAAVVGERGWLPPGVEANGYAEGTPTPPDLKETFAVGADRPIGVPEIDAEWFLANVWPSEVPELQALLTRYLAEMRSLAGELLVICAAALGIEEDFFASRADHPSYTMNINRYPPLSQVGEPEPGQFRIGPHTDFGTVTVLDRQRGVGGLQVYTLDGEWIDAPFVPDSFTINIGDLLARWTGDRWRSTRHRVLPPDPSAPDEELISLIYFYECNPLAEVESLGPPVGRVSYEPVRASDYLLEKLRAITV, encoded by the coding sequence ATGAATTCGGTTCCCGTCGTCGACCTGACTCCCTGGTTCTCCGGTGAGGCGGACGGCCGGGCGCGGGTGGCCGCCCAGGTCGACGCCGCGCTGCGCGAGATCGGCTTCCTGCTGGTCACCGGGCACGGCGTGCCGGCCGAGCTGCGCGAGGACGTGCGCGCCGCGGCCCGGCGGTTCTTCGCCCTGCCCGCCGAGGTGAAGCAGCGGTACGCGGCCGTCGTGGGGGAGCGGGGCTGGCTGCCGCCGGGCGTCGAGGCCAACGGCTACGCCGAGGGCACGCCCACCCCGCCCGACCTCAAGGAGACCTTCGCCGTGGGCGCCGACCGGCCGATCGGCGTCCCGGAGATCGACGCCGAGTGGTTCCTCGCCAACGTCTGGCCGTCCGAGGTGCCCGAACTCCAGGCGCTGCTCACCCGCTACCTGGCGGAGATGCGCTCGCTGGCCGGCGAACTCCTGGTGATCTGCGCGGCCGCCCTGGGGATCGAGGAGGACTTCTTCGCCTCACGGGCCGACCACCCGTCGTACACGATGAACATCAACCGCTATCCGCCGCTGTCGCAAGTGGGCGAGCCGGAGCCGGGGCAGTTCCGGATCGGGCCGCACACCGACTTCGGCACCGTGACCGTGCTCGACCGGCAGCGGGGCGTCGGCGGCCTGCAGGTCTACACCCTTGACGGCGAGTGGATCGACGCGCCGTTCGTGCCGGACTCGTTCACGATCAATATCGGTGATCTGCTGGCCCGCTGGACGGGCGACCGCTGGCGCTCCACCCGGCATCGGGTGCTCCCGCCCGACCCGTCGGCGCCGGACGAGGAGCTGATCTCGCTCATCTACTTCTACGAGTGCAATCCCCTGGCCGAGGTGGAGTCGCTCGGCCCCCCGGTCGGCCGGGTCTCCTACGAGCCCGTCCGCGCGTCCGACTACCTCCTCGAGAAGCTGAGGGCGATCACCGTATGA
- a CDS encoding purine-cytosine permease family protein, with protein sequence MTVLEPSEVAVREGRYGDKVAAIEPGGIEFIPLSERHGRPRQLFWTWTSPNLEFATIFLGVLAVAAFGLGFWQAVLAVVVGSGLGALTHGVLSARGVSAGLPQMVLGRLPFGYWGNVIPSAFNSVAAGIGWFAVNSVSGALALNTLTGLPGWACLLIVVAVMVVLGFFGHNLVQAFEKYAFPVLAAIFAVTSVIILSKAQPGYAGSGGGLGGFLLTVGATFGYAAGWNPYAADYTRYLPQDASRRATGLSAGLGVFVSCVLLEVVGAASVTIGGGDALGQPTSAFTGHLPALVANLTLLAIALGAVSANALNVYSGAMSLLALGVRLPLTMRRAIVALACGVIGFVVALSGLEDAGHKYEAFLLVIAYWIGPWLGVVLTDMLLRRGQDIRALEPLMFDRRHTNWAGPVAMVAGVVLSVWLFSNQEQYVGLVPRSVPQVGDIAFEAGFLIAAGLYLALKPLRR encoded by the coding sequence ATGACAGTTCTGGAACCCTCCGAGGTCGCCGTACGCGAGGGCCGGTACGGCGACAAGGTCGCCGCGATCGAGCCCGGCGGCATCGAGTTCATCCCCCTCTCCGAGCGTCACGGCAGGCCCCGGCAGCTCTTCTGGACGTGGACCTCGCCGAACCTGGAGTTCGCCACGATCTTCCTCGGGGTCCTCGCCGTGGCGGCGTTCGGGCTCGGCTTCTGGCAGGCCGTGCTCGCCGTCGTCGTGGGCAGCGGCCTCGGGGCCCTCACCCACGGCGTGCTGTCGGCCAGGGGTGTGAGCGCGGGACTGCCGCAGATGGTGCTCGGCAGGCTGCCGTTCGGCTATTGGGGCAACGTCATCCCCTCGGCGTTCAACTCCGTCGCCGCCGGAATCGGCTGGTTCGCGGTCAACAGCGTGAGCGGCGCGCTCGCGCTGAACACGCTGACCGGCCTGCCGGGCTGGGCCTGCCTGCTGATCGTCGTCGCGGTCATGGTGGTGCTCGGATTCTTCGGCCACAACCTGGTGCAGGCCTTCGAGAAGTACGCGTTCCCGGTCCTCGCGGCGATCTTCGCGGTCACCTCCGTGATCATCCTGTCGAAGGCCCAGCCGGGCTATGCGGGCAGCGGGGGAGGGCTGGGCGGCTTCCTGCTGACCGTGGGCGCGACGTTCGGTTACGCGGCCGGCTGGAACCCGTACGCCGCCGACTACACGCGGTACCTTCCGCAGGACGCGAGCAGGCGGGCCACCGGCCTGTCGGCGGGCCTCGGCGTGTTCGTGTCGTGCGTGCTGCTGGAGGTCGTCGGCGCGGCGTCCGTGACGATCGGGGGCGGCGACGCCCTCGGGCAGCCCACCTCGGCGTTCACCGGCCACCTGCCCGCGCTCGTGGCGAACCTGACGCTGCTCGCGATCGCCCTCGGGGCCGTGTCGGCGAACGCGCTCAACGTCTATTCGGGCGCGATGTCGCTGCTCGCCCTCGGCGTACGGCTGCCGCTGACGATGCGCCGGGCCATCGTCGCGCTGGCCTGCGGCGTGATCGGTTTCGTGGTGGCGCTTTCGGGCCTGGAGGACGCCGGGCACAAGTACGAGGCGTTCCTGCTGGTCATCGCGTACTGGATCGGCCCCTGGCTGGGCGTGGTGCTGACGGACATGCTGCTGCGGCGCGGCCAGGACATCCGCGCGCTCGAACCGCTCATGTTCGACCGGCGGCACACCAACTGGGCCGGGCCCGTCGCGATGGTCGCGGGGGTCGTCCTGTCGGTCTGGCTGTTCTCCAACCAGGAGCAGTACGTCGGCCTGGTGCCGCGGAGCGTGCCCCAGGTGGGGGACATCGCGTTCGAGGCCGGGTTCCTCATCGCCGCCGGGCTCTATCTCGCGCTGAAGCCCCTGCGGCGCTGA
- a CDS encoding helix-turn-helix domain-containing protein, which yields MAEARERAGLTVRQLSERTRVRESVIERFERDDFSVGDFYARGHIRTIASDLGLDADEILRQYEQENADIASPVKASAVFRRDVSERARWATGWTKAAAVALAIVAVVVIARMLGGSGEKAGTTAAQLPVTAPHQHARNEKGHEKKTLEEALAPGTVVVKVTARKPSYINVRDAKGKEIFQGTLPEGRTSTYSAKDRMRVTIGDAGAVRLEVNGKDLGTPGKDGQMIRRTFEAGGPSLR from the coding sequence TTGGCCGAAGCCCGTGAGCGCGCCGGGCTGACCGTGCGTCAGCTCAGCGAGCGCACGCGGGTCCGCGAGTCCGTCATCGAACGCTTCGAGCGTGACGACTTCTCGGTGGGCGACTTCTACGCACGCGGGCACATCCGTACCATCGCCTCCGACCTCGGCCTGGACGCGGACGAGATCCTGCGGCAGTACGAGCAGGAGAACGCCGACATCGCGTCACCGGTCAAGGCCTCGGCGGTGTTCAGGCGCGACGTGAGCGAGCGGGCCCGCTGGGCCACGGGCTGGACGAAGGCCGCCGCGGTCGCCCTGGCCATCGTCGCGGTCGTCGTCATCGCGCGGATGCTCGGGGGCTCCGGCGAGAAGGCCGGCACGACTGCCGCCCAGCTCCCGGTGACCGCGCCGCACCAGCACGCGCGTAACGAGAAGGGCCACGAGAAGAAGACCCTGGAGGAGGCCCTCGCGCCCGGCACGGTGGTCGTGAAGGTCACCGCGCGCAAGCCGTCGTACATCAACGTGCGGGACGCCAAGGGCAAGGAGATCTTCCAGGGGACGCTGCCCGAGGGGAGGACCTCGACCTATTCGGCGAAGGACCGCATGCGGGTGACCATCGGCGACGCGGGGGCGGTGCGGCTGGAGGTCAACGGAAAGGACCTCGGCACGCCCGGCAAGGACGGCCAGATGATCCGGCGGACCTTCGAGGCGGGCGGCCCGAGTCTCCGTTAA
- the rimO gene encoding 30S ribosomal protein S12 methylthiotransferase RimO, whose amino-acid sequence MSSRRTVSLITLGCARNEVDSEELAARLEAAGWHTDDDDPDVVVVNTCGFIDSAKKDSIDTLLAAADSGAKVVAAGCMAERYGAQLADALPEATVISFDDYAEIGERLDDVIAGRPLVPHSPRDRRTLLPITPVERSAAHAHIPGHAQADPLPEGVAPASGPRMLRKRLGSGPVASLKLASGCDRRCTFCAIPAFRGSYVSRRPEDLLAEAAWLAGQGVKELVLVSENSTSYGKDLGDLRALEKLLPLLAATEGIERVRVSYLQPAELRPGLLDVIASTEGVAPYFDLSFQHASGTVLRRMRRFGDPKRFLDLLAQIRDRAPEAGIRSNFIVGFPGETQEEFDELVAFLEKARLDVIGVFGYSDEEGTDAYGFEGKLDQDVIDERVAMLTELAEELTAQRAEERIGDELQVLIEEDLGDGGYEGRAAHQGPEVDGAVTVQGIGLVPGQIVQAVAVDSEGVDLIARIKAGT is encoded by the coding sequence ATGTCTTCTCGCCGAACCGTATCGCTGATCACGCTGGGCTGCGCCCGCAACGAGGTCGACTCCGAGGAGCTGGCCGCGCGGCTGGAGGCCGCCGGCTGGCACACCGATGACGACGATCCCGACGTCGTCGTCGTCAACACGTGCGGCTTCATCGATTCGGCGAAGAAGGACTCCATCGACACCCTGCTCGCCGCGGCCGACTCGGGCGCGAAGGTGGTGGCGGCGGGCTGCATGGCCGAACGGTACGGCGCGCAGCTCGCCGACGCCCTGCCCGAGGCGACCGTCATCTCCTTCGACGACTACGCCGAGATCGGGGAGCGTCTCGACGACGTCATCGCGGGCAGGCCGCTGGTCCCGCACTCCCCGCGGGACCGCCGCACGCTCCTGCCGATCACGCCGGTGGAGCGCTCGGCCGCCCACGCCCACATTCCCGGTCACGCCCAGGCGGACCCGCTGCCGGAGGGCGTCGCCCCCGCCAGCGGCCCGCGCATGCTGCGCAAGCGGCTCGGCTCGGGGCCGGTGGCGTCGCTGAAGCTCGCGTCGGGCTGCGACCGGCGCTGCACGTTCTGCGCGATCCCGGCCTTCCGCGGCTCGTACGTCTCGCGCCGCCCGGAGGACCTGCTCGCCGAGGCCGCCTGGCTGGCCGGGCAGGGCGTCAAGGAGCTCGTGCTGGTCAGCGAGAACTCCACGTCGTACGGCAAGGACCTGGGCGACCTGCGCGCGCTGGAGAAGCTGCTGCCCCTCCTGGCCGCGACCGAGGGCATCGAGCGGGTGCGGGTCAGCTACCTGCAGCCCGCCGAGCTGCGGCCCGGGCTGCTCGACGTGATCGCCTCGACGGAGGGGGTCGCGCCCTACTTCGACCTGTCCTTCCAGCACGCCAGCGGGACCGTGCTGCGGCGGATGCGGCGCTTCGGCGACCCCAAGCGGTTCCTCGACCTGCTCGCGCAGATCCGCGACCGTGCGCCCGAGGCGGGCATCAGGTCCAACTTCATCGTGGGGTTCCCGGGGGAGACCCAGGAGGAGTTCGACGAGCTGGTGGCCTTCCTCGAAAAGGCCAGGCTCGACGTCATCGGTGTCTTCGGCTACTCCGACGAGGAGGGCACCGACGCGTACGGCTTCGAGGGCAAGCTCGACCAGGACGTGATCGACGAGCGGGTCGCGATGCTGACCGAGCTGGCCGAGGAGCTGACCGCCCAGCGGGCCGAGGAACGCATCGGCGACGAGCTGCAGGTTCTGATCGAGGAGGACCTCGGCGACGGCGGATACGAGGGCCGTGCGGCGCATCAGGGTCCCGAGGTGGACGGCGCCGTCACGGTGCAGGGGATCGGCCTGGTCCCCGGCCAGATCGTCCAAGCGGTCGCCGTCGACTCCGAGGGGGTCGACCTCATCGCCCGGATCAAGGCAGGCACATGA
- the pgsA gene encoding CDP-diacylglycerol--glycerol-3-phosphate 3-phosphatidyltransferase, which yields MTERGEPPMDVAGPGEMTPESAAPPVAAVPATPVAIPAPAPRVPQAGQDVAGEPGSGAVTGDRTAAEPPSAGEGTGEGAGEGAAEGVPGGAGEGIAGGAGEGVVRRVSTWNIANVLTIARLAIVPVFTVFLFVEGEGWRLAALGVFLLASLTDQLDGWLARKYALVTDFGKIADPIADKALIGAALLSLSYLGEIPWWVTVVIIAREAGVTLLRFLVIRHGVIPASYGGKVKTVLQIVAIALYIVPGVPDVIRWVAMGLALVVTVGTGADYVVRAVRLRQVARSAQG from the coding sequence ATGACGGAGCGCGGTGAGCCGCCGATGGACGTGGCGGGCCCGGGGGAGATGACACCGGAGTCCGCGGCGCCGCCGGTCGCCGCCGTGCCCGCCACGCCGGTGGCGATCCCGGCGCCCGCTCCGCGTGTCCCGCAGGCGGGGCAGGACGTCGCGGGGGAGCCGGGCTCCGGGGCCGTGACCGGCGACCGTACGGCCGCTGAGCCGCCGTCCGCCGGAGAAGGCACAGGAGAAGGCGCCGGCGAGGGCGCCGCGGAAGGCGTCCCCGGAGGCGCCGGGGAAGGTATCGCCGGAGGTGCGGGGGAAGGCGTGGTGCGCCGGGTCAGCACCTGGAACATCGCGAACGTCCTGACCATCGCCCGGCTGGCGATCGTCCCCGTCTTCACCGTCTTCCTGTTCGTCGAGGGGGAGGGCTGGCGGCTGGCGGCGCTCGGGGTCTTCCTGCTCGCCTCCCTCACCGACCAGCTCGACGGCTGGCTCGCCAGGAAGTACGCGCTGGTCACCGACTTCGGGAAGATCGCCGACCCGATCGCGGACAAGGCGCTGATCGGCGCCGCGCTGCTCAGCCTGTCGTACCTCGGCGAGATCCCGTGGTGGGTCACCGTGGTGATCATCGCCCGCGAGGCGGGAGTGACGCTGCTGCGCTTCCTCGTGATCCGGCACGGGGTTATCCCGGCCAGTTACGGGGGCAAGGTGAAGACTGTTTTGCAGATCGTGGCCATCGCGCTCTACATCGTGCCGGGGGTGCCCGACGTGATCAGGTGGGTGGCCATGGGGCTCGCCCTGGTGGTCACGGTCGGGACCGGCGCCGACTACGTGGTGAGGGCGGTGCGGCTGCGGCAGGTGGCGAGGAGTGCGCAAGGCTGA
- a CDS encoding CinA family protein, which yields MRGVASEVLSLLVRQGATVAVAESLTGGLIGATLTGPMGASAAFRGGVIAYATDLKASLLDVPSDLLEREGAVHPDVAAAMAVGVRKLADSGYGLAVTGVAGPDPQDGKPVGTVHIALAGPGERLWHRDLRLTGDRDGIRTATCQEALLLLEGVLKANSGEHLG from the coding sequence ATGAGGGGTGTGGCGAGCGAGGTGCTGTCCCTGCTGGTGCGGCAGGGCGCGACTGTCGCCGTGGCGGAGTCGCTCACCGGCGGCCTGATCGGGGCCACGCTGACCGGTCCGATGGGCGCCTCGGCCGCCTTCCGGGGCGGCGTGATCGCCTATGCCACGGACCTCAAGGCGAGCCTTCTCGACGTGCCGTCCGATCTCCTTGAACGAGAGGGAGCGGTGCATCCCGACGTGGCCGCGGCCATGGCGGTCGGCGTTCGCAAGCTCGCCGACTCTGGCTACGGCCTGGCGGTGACCGGGGTCGCCGGCCCCGATCCCCAGGACGGCAAGCCGGTCGGCACGGTCCACATCGCCCTGGCGGGACCGGGAGAGCGCCTCTGGCACCGTGACCTGCGCTTGACCGGAGACAGGGACGGGATCAGAACCGCCACCTGCCAGGAGGCGTTGCTGCTGCTGGAAGGTGTGCTGAAGGCAAATTCGGGGGAACATCTGGGGTGA
- a CDS encoding helix-turn-helix domain-containing protein: MILLRQLLGDVLRRLRVRQNRTLREVSTLARVSLGYLSEVERGQKEASSELLASICGALGVPLSQVLREVSDQFALAELQAAPVLADVPEHERLPIPETVPAGPDFEGFPEVKDMVAA, from the coding sequence ATGATCCTGCTGCGTCAGCTGCTCGGTGACGTACTGCGGCGGCTGAGGGTGCGGCAGAATCGCACCCTTCGCGAGGTCTCCACGCTGGCGCGTGTCTCACTCGGCTATCTGTCCGAGGTCGAGCGCGGCCAGAAGGAAGCCTCCTCCGAGCTGCTCGCCTCGATCTGCGGCGCGCTCGGGGTGCCGCTGTCCCAGGTGTTGCGTGAAGTGTCCGACCAGTTCGCACTGGCCGAGCTGCAGGCCGCCCCCGTGCTGGCAGATGTGCCCGAGCACGAGCGCCTGCCCATACCCGAAACCGTCCCCGCCGGGCCGGATTTCGAGGGTTTCCCGGAGGTCAAGGACATGGTCGCCGCCTAG
- a CDS encoding VOC family protein — translation MLLVLYTDRLEECRAFYGALGVEFTLERHGQGPRHHAAVLADGTVFELYPATAERRTGSVRLGFDVDGAAAEPRLEPGRHLMTDPDGRVVEIHAS, via the coding sequence ATGCTGCTCGTCCTGTACACCGACCGGCTGGAGGAGTGCCGCGCCTTCTATGGCGCACTCGGTGTCGAGTTCACCCTGGAACGGCACGGCCAGGGCCCGCGGCACCACGCCGCCGTCCTCGCCGACGGCACCGTGTTCGAGCTGTATCCGGCGACCGCAGAGCGCAGGACCGGGTCCGTACGGCTCGGCTTTGACGTGGACGGAGCCGCCGCCGAGCCGCGGCTGGAGCCCGGCCGCCACCTCATGACCGACCCGGACGGCAGGGTGGTCGAGATCCACGCATCGTGA
- a CDS encoding DNA-formamidopyrimidine glycosylase family protein — protein MPEGDAVYRTAKRLRQALDGRRLTRSDFRVPRYATADLRGRTVLTTVSRGKHLLTRVEGGLTVHTHLRMEGSWRVGPAGRPAPRGDVVRLILANIQWQAVGTRLGMVDLVPTDREERVVGHLGPDLLGPDWDAALAVRNLLRDPQRSIGEALLDQRDLAGIGTIWRAETLYAARMSPWRPVGSIPPDELEALVSVAHRLMDASKDAPLPVTTGDARPGRSLLVYGRARRPCHHCGTPVSRGEMGPQPAERLIYWCPSCQRD, from the coding sequence GTGCCGGAGGGTGACGCCGTCTATCGGACCGCCAAGCGGCTCAGACAGGCCCTCGACGGCCGGAGGCTGACCCGCAGCGACTTCCGGGTGCCCCGGTATGCCACCGCCGATCTGCGCGGCCGGACCGTGCTGACGACGGTCTCGCGCGGCAAGCACCTCCTCACCCGGGTGGAGGGTGGGCTCACCGTCCACACCCACCTGCGCATGGAGGGAAGCTGGCGCGTGGGCCCGGCGGGCCGTCCGGCGCCGAGGGGCGACGTGGTCCGGCTGATCCTCGCCAACATCCAGTGGCAGGCGGTCGGCACCCGGCTGGGCATGGTCGACCTCGTGCCGACCGACCGCGAGGAGCGGGTCGTGGGGCATCTCGGCCCGGACCTGCTCGGGCCGGACTGGGACGCCGCCCTCGCCGTACGGAACCTGCTGCGCGACCCGCAGCGGTCGATCGGGGAGGCGCTGCTCGACCAGCGCGACCTGGCGGGCATCGGCACGATCTGGCGGGCCGAGACGCTGTACGCCGCGCGGATGTCCCCGTGGCGTCCGGTGGGGTCGATTCCGCCGGACGAGCTGGAGGCGCTGGTCTCCGTCGCCCACCGCCTGATGGACGCGAGCAAGGACGCGCCACTCCCGGTGACGACGGGCGACGCGCGCCCCGGGCGGTCGCTGCTCGTCTACGGCAGGGCACGCCGCCCGTGTCACCACTGCGGCACCCCTGTCAGCCGCGGGGAGATGGGCCCACAGCCGGCCGAGCGGCTCATCTACTGGTGTCCCTCCTGCCAGCGCGACTGA
- a CDS encoding RrF2 family transcriptional regulator produces the protein MRLSARVDYALRAAAELAASGEGPTTVGELAKEQEMPPKYLENILLQMRRAGLVRGQRGPEGGYVLARPASQISLADVIRAVDGPLANVRGERPEHVGYQGAAQALQQVWIALRASERAILEEVTLEQIAKGELPPRVTELAADPAAWDSHMPV, from the coding sequence ATGCGACTTTCTGCCCGTGTCGACTACGCCCTCCGTGCCGCCGCCGAACTCGCCGCGTCGGGCGAGGGACCCACCACGGTGGGCGAGCTGGCCAAGGAGCAGGAGATGCCCCCCAAATATCTGGAGAACATCCTCCTGCAGATGCGCCGCGCCGGACTGGTGCGCGGGCAGCGGGGCCCAGAGGGGGGCTATGTCCTGGCACGGCCGGCCAGCCAGATCTCGCTCGCCGACGTGATCCGCGCGGTGGACGGACCTCTGGCCAACGTGCGGGGCGAGCGGCCCGAGCACGTCGGATACCAGGGCGCCGCCCAGGCGTTGCAGCAGGTGTGGATCGCGCTGCGGGCGAGTGAGCGGGCCATCCTCGAAGAGGTCACGCTGGAGCAGATCGCCAAGGGCGAGCTGCCGCCCCGGGTGACCGAGCTCGCCGCCGACCCGGCGGCATGGGACTCGCACATGCCCGTGTGA